ACCGAGCAGCTTCACAGAAATTTGGTCCTATAGAGCGATTCCACTGCAACAGTTTAGAAGAGAAGTCAACCTCAACACCAAAATTAGAAATGACTAGTAAGTTGCGAAATCAATAAGATTAAGTCGATATGAGCATGGAGAACAGAATGAAGAGACCATCAGGAGCTATTTCGACAAAAATTAGCTATTCCGGCTGTTAAACCGACACGATAGAAATAAGCATTTTACCTCGAATTTATTGAAAGAACAATTTATTTGCGTGATGAGTTATCTATTTTCTCGAAGTATACGACATTTCCTAATCCCCACGCTACTGGCTATTTATCAATCGAATGATTTGTGGATGACGAAATTACAATTTTCGAGTGTTCAAGTTGAAATTTGATATTGTCTGACGTGATCAGTTTGGGGTACACCATACTATTGTTGAAATTTATatgaaaacaacaacaagccAACCAAATTCAATCTGAAGAATCGATgagtttctgtttctgtttctgttcttaTTGCTAAATGTCGAGTCATTGGATGATATTCAGGGCTGTTTTACTAACATCATACCAGAGGGTACCTCCAGTTTCGGTAAAAGACACAACAAGTCCCACACTTTGTGCAACAGATGTGGTAGACGTTCTTTCCACATCCAAAAGAAGACCTGTGCCAGCTGTGGTTACCCCGCTGCTAAGACCAGATCTTACAACTGGGGTCAAAAGGCTAAGAGAAGACACACCACCGGTACCGGCCGTGAGAGATACCTCAAGCACGTTTCCCGCAGATTCAAGAACGGTTTCCAAACCTCTGTTTAAATCCTATCATCATGGTTCACTCTGACCTACAAAAGATTggagaaaaataataaataaaatctAGTTTTTGTTTACTCATGTGGCTATGTTTAAAAGAATGTTAAATATTTAAGACCGAAATGGGACTGAGGTTTCGATGGTTCATTTCAGGCCCTGCTCTGTGGGGTGCTGTGTAGACTACTCGAACATAGaatgaagttgatgagTTGTATGTGTAAagaagctcgcgaagcgagcacaaccgggtctggggcagcgccccagccgccggaggcagagagaaagaaaagaagattcaACGGGTTCAAGTAGCGTACATGGATAAATAAATCTCGTCAGCCTCGGTGAGGGTGATACATTGTTCGAGGATATCACGGGAGCGGTCGATGACATCAGCGTCAAAACGGACAGCTGGTGACGGCTTGGACGGGTCTGGATACTCACTCAGAGCGATGCGAGCCATAGCAACTAGGTTTTCATGACCAGCATCACCGTATAGCGAACGTGTGAGTTGTGGTTTGTCGTCCGAAAGGGTCCATATGGCATGAAATAGGCGCACAGACGCGTTGACAAATTGAACACGGCCCATATCTGAAGAGTCCTGTGGGCATTCATAGATATCGTCCAGTTCATGAGATATTGCCTGTGTAAGAGTACCTACCAGCAAACTCTTGTTCACTAGTAAACCTACTCCTCGTCGTAATAATAATGCGGTGAAAAATTGGATGATGGTACGCCGTAAGTTGATTGTCTCAAAGGCGTTAGTTATGTACAATTCATAGTTGACATTGCTGTCGTTGTTGCGACCGATATCAAGGCCCTTGGATTTGCGGTGAGTCTGAATATACAAAGGAGTGATGGAATTTGATCTTCCAATGCTCGGACTGCCACTATAGTCGCTTTCTAGACCCGCAAATAAGAGGACTAGAGATTGCTCAAACTTTTGGGACTGTGATATATGACGAACCAGAGTGCTGATAATGAGCTGCTCTTGGTCTAGTTGAGCTTTAGCTCTTGATTCGACTGACGGTGTGTTGGGCGAGTCGGTCACAATGGGTCCCAACATGCCCTCAGTTATCGAGGGGATAAGCATTCGTAACGTTTTTACTAGAATGTTGGTTGTTATgtgatgttgatttggCGACAGCAGAAGACTATTGATCAAACGGAATGGAATCGTCGACCAGCATGCTTTCGAAGAATTTGCATCCAGTGAGCATGACAGGACGACCGTCTCAAGAACATCTAAAGCACAAATCATGAGTGATGTTTTGGTCGCCTTTTCTGAATCAATTGTAATACATTTGAACCACGGTATTTCGCTCTCTGAGGGCAGCGAAAACGGAGAGTTTAAAGTTACTGATAGACCATGCTCTACAAACTGTACAAGCATTCGAATGGTTTCCAGTAAAATGCTTTCGTTTGAAATGAAACGTATTGgatcagcagcaatggctGTATCCAAAAGGTGGAGAACGAGATACCCAGCATCCAGTGGCCATTCATTCTCGTTTACCTCCGGGTTGGGTTCAAATCTCATGTATGTACACACGTCAATACACCGACGAAAGAAACCT
The Sugiyamaella lignohabitans strain CBS 10342 chromosome A, complete sequence genome window above contains:
- a CDS encoding DNA repair protein rad26, which translates into the protein MTGENAILRSNLSRKDEEHTRSVGEFIASQTKSKDDHMKQIEVLKKEVERLRVEKMFLSNEVQEVSLAMRASKGKREKVESATNAQTDTGHSTHANGAQETTPDNSPSKKRVKRDLEASFRDGFDIPPNSPSRRRRRQEALRQMRRVPVSNSTRSSPSKSHRNRDIGFGEDEEGGDFVMVDEVSIDPGARHPRSASVSKHSTPTTNRIKEITGLELASTAETINVTSDYIQKNLEMDFYMAVKTHKLPESTQTTIQMLDKIKFKACGLGTYLLDDVFVSKSSDSDLGFFRRCIDVCTYMRFEPNPEVNENEWPLDAGYLVLHLLDTAIAADPIRFISNESILLETIRMLVQFVEHGLSVTLNSPFSLPSESEIPWFKCITIDSEKATKTSLMICALDVLETVVLSCSLDANSSKACWSTIPFRLINSLLLSPNQHHITTNILVKTLRMLIPSITEGMLGPIVTDSPNTPSVESRAKAQLDQEQLIISTLVRHISQSQKFEQSLVLLFAGLESDYSGSPSIGRSNSITPLYIQTHRKSKGLDIGRNNDSNVNYELYITNAFETINLRRTIIQFFTALLLRRGVGLLVNKSLLVGTLTQAISHELDDIYECPQDSSDMGRVQFVNASVRLFHAIWTLSDDKPQLTRSLYGDAGHENLVAMARIALSEYPDPSKPSPAVRFDADVIDRSRDILEQCITLTEADEIYLSMYAT